A single genomic interval of Antarcticibacterium arcticum harbors:
- the porN gene encoding type IX secretion system ring subunit PorN/GldN, with protein sequence MKWNQFLTGVFGLLLATGSYAQSNILNAKTPDQIGQVSAAELDVRAKKKPLEYGYVEDRDILWSKNVWEIIDLDERVNFPLYYPIDTVNIGASRRSLYDVLMTGIKSGKIKNIYTDSYFTEKRTLNDISAAISKIDTTDLGREQYNAGEEIDQQYIDRRDLSSADIMEYRIRGMWYFDKRQAELKYRLLGIAPVAPDVNFLDDEEPDLVELFWVWFPDARNILFEATAFTGGNSSQDISFDHLLNARRFNAVIYKEDNVQGDRSVNDYITESAFMQLLESERIREQIRNFEQDMWNY encoded by the coding sequence ATGAAGTGGAATCAATTTTTGACAGGCGTTTTTGGATTGCTTTTAGCAACCGGAAGTTACGCGCAGTCAAATATCCTGAATGCAAAGACTCCTGACCAGATTGGGCAGGTATCTGCTGCGGAATTGGATGTTCGTGCGAAAAAGAAACCATTGGAATATGGTTATGTTGAAGACCGGGATATCCTGTGGTCCAAAAATGTGTGGGAAATCATAGATCTTGATGAAAGGGTAAATTTTCCTTTATATTATCCTATTGATACTGTAAATATTGGTGCCAGCAGAAGATCATTGTACGATGTTTTAATGACGGGTATTAAAAGCGGTAAGATCAAGAACATTTATACCGATTCTTATTTTACTGAAAAAAGAACCCTTAATGATATTAGTGCCGCCATTTCTAAAATCGATACTACAGATCTTGGTAGGGAGCAGTACAACGCCGGGGAGGAAATTGATCAGCAATATATAGACAGAAGAGACCTTTCTTCCGCAGATATTATGGAATATCGCATTCGCGGAATGTGGTATTTTGATAAGAGACAGGCAGAATTAAAGTACAGGTTACTCGGTATAGCTCCCGTAGCGCCCGATGTGAATTTCCTGGATGATGAGGAACCGGACCTGGTTGAATTATTCTGGGTGTGGTTTCCCGATGCCAGAAATATACTTTTTGAAGCAACTGCATTTACCGGAGGGAATTCCTCACAAGACATTTCTTTTGACCACCTGCTCAATGCCCGCAGATTTAATGCGGTAATATATAAGGAAGATAATGTACAGGGAGACAGATCTGTAAATGATTATATTACTGAAAGTGCTTTTATGCAACTTCTGGAATCTGAAAGGATAAGGGAGCAGATTCGCAACTTTGAACAGGATATGTGGAATTATTAA
- the porM gene encoding type IX secretion system motor protein PorM/GldM, translated as MASGKQSPRQKMINLMYLVFIAMLALNMSKEVLTAFGLLNEKLTESNQTTTQRNAAFMAGLDAKVEEQPAKYAPLKEKAVRVDELSTNFNNYIETLKADLTAKQDDLQDYETMDRSDQLDEMFFTGGKNTVKGDEFMQQITAYREGVVDLIKNEQGLESIASKVQNEFATEPVEDRAGITKPWLEYHYQGYPLIASLTKLTQLQADVKNTQGEILSAMLSGQLQSEVSLTNYEAIVIPNKTAFFSGENFQGRVVLGRVDNTLQFDKVTINGKEVSSARAGQIDLNFPAGNVGEQEIKGELQFKEGDSIISIPINSSYAVIPKPNAAVISADKMNVVYRGVQNPMTISIPGVGQVSASGPGLSPAGGAGKYNMNVTTVQAREVTISVTGQLPGGEKVSDSKVFRIKDIPAPMGTIRGEDGSVKMQRNSLEISSVGASLPDFDFDLGLRVTGFSFKVSGQPTVTVRGNTLDAAAKAALRRAGRGETVQIFDIQASLANNSSYMLKKVSPVFVELTN; from the coding sequence ATGGCGTCTGGAAAACAATCCCCAAGGCAGAAGATGATTAACCTGATGTATCTGGTTTTTATCGCTATGCTTGCTTTAAATATGTCAAAAGAGGTACTTACCGCTTTTGGTTTATTGAATGAAAAATTAACCGAATCAAATCAAACAACCACGCAAAGGAATGCCGCCTTTATGGCCGGTCTTGATGCGAAGGTTGAAGAGCAGCCCGCGAAATATGCCCCCTTAAAAGAAAAGGCCGTACGGGTTGATGAGCTTTCAACCAATTTCAATAATTATATAGAAACCCTGAAGGCAGATCTTACTGCAAAGCAGGATGATCTTCAGGATTATGAGACCATGGACCGGTCAGATCAGCTTGATGAAATGTTTTTTACCGGTGGTAAGAATACTGTGAAAGGAGATGAGTTCATGCAACAGATAACTGCTTACAGAGAAGGAGTTGTAGATCTTATAAAAAATGAACAGGGCCTTGAATCTATTGCTTCCAAAGTTCAGAATGAATTTGCTACAGAGCCGGTAGAAGATAGGGCGGGAATAACCAAGCCTTGGCTTGAGTACCACTACCAGGGATATCCTTTGATCGCATCCCTTACCAAACTTACCCAGTTACAGGCCGATGTTAAGAATACCCAGGGAGAGATCCTTTCGGCTATGTTATCGGGCCAATTACAAAGTGAGGTTTCTTTGACCAACTATGAAGCAATTGTGATCCCGAATAAAACTGCTTTTTTCAGTGGAGAGAATTTCCAGGGTAGAGTAGTATTGGGAAGAGTTGATAATACTTTGCAGTTTGATAAAGTAACTATTAACGGAAAAGAAGTAAGCAGTGCGAGAGCAGGGCAAATAGATCTTAATTTTCCTGCAGGTAATGTGGGAGAACAGGAGATTAAAGGAGAGCTTCAGTTTAAAGAAGGAGATTCAATTATCAGTATTCCTATTAACAGTTCTTACGCGGTAATTCCAAAACCTAATGCTGCCGTAATTTCTGCAGATAAGATGAACGTGGTATACCGTGGTGTACAAAACCCTATGACCATTTCCATTCCTGGAGTTGGGCAGGTTTCTGCAAGTGGCCCGGGCCTTTCACCGGCAGGTGGCGCAGGAAAATATAATATGAACGTTACCACTGTTCAGGCAAGGGAAGTTACCATAAGCGTAACCGGACAATTGCCGGGTGGTGAAAAGGTTTCTGATAGTAAAGTTTTCAGAATTAAAGATATCCCCGCTCCAATGGGAACAATTCGTGGAGAAGACGGGTCGGTTAAAATGCAACGTAACAGTCTTGAAATTTCAAGTGTAGGTGCAAGTTTGCCAGACTTTGATTTTGACCTTGGCTTACGTGTAACAGGGTTCAGCTTTAAAGTGTCTGGCCAACCAACAGTTACTGTAAGAGGAAATACGCTGGATGCTGCCGCTAAAGCAGCTTTAAGACGTGCAGGAAGAGGTGAAACAGTACAAATATTTGATATACAGGCATCGCTGGCCAATAACTCCAGTTATATGCTTAAAAAAGTATCTCCTGTATTTGTTGAGTTAACAAATTAA
- the porL gene encoding type IX secretion system motor protein PorL/GldL — protein sequence MANNKNRMKIMNMVYGLGASVVILGALFKIMHWPFGNLMLIIGLITEAIVFAVSAFEPVDDDLDWSLVYPELAGGAATPREQALIEENKETEASLSKKLDDMLREAKIDANLMNSLGDSIRNFEGAAKGIAPTVDAMASQRKYSEELTLAAAQMETLNNLYKVQVESSARQAEINEQVAENAGRLKEQMGSLASNLSSLNGVYGGMLTAMNGRAV from the coding sequence ATGGCAAACAATAAGAACAGAATGAAGATAATGAACATGGTTTATGGTCTGGGTGCTTCCGTGGTAATTCTAGGAGCCCTTTTTAAAATCATGCACTGGCCATTTGGTAACTTAATGCTTATTATAGGTCTTATTACCGAGGCAATCGTATTTGCTGTTTCTGCCTTTGAACCTGTTGATGATGATCTGGATTGGTCTTTGGTTTATCCTGAACTTGCAGGGGGTGCTGCTACTCCAAGAGAGCAGGCGTTAATTGAGGAGAATAAGGAAACAGAAGCATCTCTTTCCAAAAAACTGGATGATATGCTTAGAGAAGCTAAAATTGATGCAAATTTAATGAACAGCCTGGGAGACAGCATTCGTAATTTTGAAGGTGCTGCAAAAGGAATTGCTCCTACTGTAGATGCCATGGCATCTCAAAGAAAATACAGTGAAGAGCTTACGCTTGCTGCTGCTCAAATGGAAACTTTAAATAATCTTTATAAAGTGCAGGTAGAATCATCAGCAAGACAAGCTGAGATTAATGAGCAGGTTGCTGAAAACGCCGGCAGGTTAAAGGAACAAATGGGATCTTTGGCATCTAACCTTTCTTCTCTTAACGGAGTATATGGTGGTATGCTGACCGCGATGAATGGAAGAGCAGTTTAA
- the porK gene encoding T9SS ring complex lipoprotein PorK/GldK, which produces MKKFISLIAVLAILASCSRGDRGQLVGAQGKKWNPEKPYGMTLIPGGAFIMGKADADIADMKNAPPKTVTVRTFYMDETEITNAEYRQFTNWVRDSIVRLKLAVEAEFTGATPGDDGIGEFAFLDTDTENMSVYEKYMYDNYYSMSDDYQGRKINKDIDIIWDTRDYPDEAYASVMDTMYIPIEESYNGQRTIDVKHLKFRYRWMDIQKAARSKTQKRSDFIITEEVAIYPDTAVWIKDFNYSYNEPMHNDYFWHTAFDDYPVVGVSWKQAKAFTQWRTLYHNAYRRSKKNHDVPTYRLPTEAEWEYAARGGLESATYPWGGPYAKNDRGCFMANFKPLRGDYAADQALYTVEAKSYEPNDYNLYNMAGNVAEWVNSSYDPSSYEYMSSMNPSVNNDEDPRKVVRGGSWKDVAYFLQVSSRDFEYSDTARSYIGFRTVQDYLGTDVTLNQPPK; this is translated from the coding sequence ATGAAGAAATTTATTTCGCTTATTGCAGTCTTAGCGATACTTGCCAGTTGTAGTCGGGGAGATCGGGGACAATTAGTAGGCGCGCAGGGAAAAAAGTGGAACCCGGAGAAACCATATGGTATGACATTGATACCCGGTGGAGCTTTTATAATGGGAAAGGCTGATGCAGATATTGCCGATATGAAAAATGCGCCTCCCAAGACTGTGACAGTGCGTACGTTCTATATGGATGAGACAGAAATTACCAATGCCGAATACCGGCAGTTTACCAACTGGGTGCGCGATTCTATCGTGCGTTTAAAACTTGCTGTAGAAGCAGAGTTTACAGGAGCTACTCCCGGAGATGACGGGATTGGCGAATTTGCATTTTTGGATACGGACACGGAGAACATGAGTGTTTATGAAAAGTATATGTATGATAATTATTACTCGATGAGTGATGATTATCAAGGGAGGAAAATTAATAAAGATATTGATATTATATGGGATACAAGGGATTATCCGGACGAGGCGTATGCCAGTGTGATGGATACGATGTATATTCCAATTGAAGAATCTTATAACGGGCAGCGAACCATAGATGTAAAACATCTTAAATTCCGATATCGCTGGATGGATATTCAAAAAGCTGCAAGATCAAAAACTCAAAAAAGGAGCGATTTTATTATAACCGAAGAAGTAGCTATTTACCCAGATACTGCTGTTTGGATCAAAGATTTCAATTATTCCTATAATGAACCTATGCATAATGATTACTTCTGGCATACGGCTTTTGATGATTACCCGGTTGTGGGAGTTTCCTGGAAACAGGCAAAGGCATTTACCCAGTGGAGAACATTATATCACAATGCATACCGCCGAAGCAAGAAAAACCATGATGTGCCAACCTATAGATTGCCTACAGAAGCAGAATGGGAATATGCCGCGCGTGGCGGACTTGAATCTGCTACTTACCCATGGGGTGGGCCATACGCGAAAAATGACCGTGGTTGTTTTATGGCGAACTTTAAGCCTTTAAGGGGAGATTACGCGGCAGATCAGGCTTTGTATACCGTAGAGGCTAAATCTTATGAGCCTAATGATTACAATTTATATAATATGGCGGGGAATGTTGCAGAGTGGGTGAATTCCTCTTATGACCCTTCATCTTATGAATATATGTCCTCTATGAACCCATCTGTTAATAACGATGAAGATCCGCGTAAGGTTGTGCGTGGCGGTTCCTGGAAAGATGTGGCATACTTCCTGCAGGTTAGCTCACGTGATTTTGAGTATTCAGATACTGCACGTAGTTATATAGGCTTCAGGACGGTACAGGATTATCTTGGTACAGATGTTACATTAAATCAACCACCTAAATAA
- a CDS encoding formimidoylglutamase yields the protein MDFEYLSPLDENLVEEIRATEAQDLGKQVTLHTQRAGVPDLDNIKIAVVGVKETRLAGAGEDEYINFNKIRKDFYSLFPGNWHLKVADLGDIEKGESVEDTYYALQNLVSELLKEGVIPVILGGSQDLIYAQYRAYDSFAQMVNLVNIDSRFDLGDAEKPIGGNSYVGKIVVNKPYNLFNYSAVGYQTYFNSQDEIELMDRLFFDAYRLGEVSGNIKIVEPVMRDANLVGIDIGAINASAIGGNFHSSPNGFDGKEICALARYAGISDKVTSLGIYEYHSGYPKAGNMLIAQMIWYFIEGVNYRTNENTISAKKEFIKYQVPIDDEVLVFFKSPVSGRWWIEIPFISNSNTKLKRHTLLPCNHEDYLEACNQVIPERWYKTKRKNEL from the coding sequence ATGGATTTTGAATATTTAAGCCCCCTGGATGAAAATCTTGTAGAAGAAATAAGAGCAACAGAGGCGCAGGACCTGGGAAAACAGGTAACCTTACATACACAACGGGCCGGTGTCCCCGACCTTGACAATATTAAAATTGCTGTGGTGGGAGTGAAAGAAACCAGGCTGGCCGGTGCAGGAGAAGATGAATACATTAATTTTAACAAGATAAGGAAAGATTTTTACAGCCTTTTTCCCGGTAACTGGCATTTGAAAGTGGCCGATCTTGGAGATATTGAAAAGGGAGAAAGCGTAGAGGATACTTATTATGCTTTACAAAACCTGGTAAGCGAGCTGTTAAAAGAGGGGGTGATCCCTGTAATACTGGGTGGGAGTCAGGATCTTATTTATGCGCAATACCGCGCCTATGATTCCTTTGCCCAAATGGTAAACCTGGTGAACATAGACAGCAGGTTTGATCTTGGTGATGCTGAAAAACCAATTGGAGGGAATTCCTATGTAGGAAAGATCGTTGTGAACAAGCCATATAATTTGTTCAATTATTCGGCTGTGGGATATCAAACATATTTCAACTCACAGGATGAGATCGAATTGATGGACCGCCTTTTCTTTGATGCCTACAGGCTGGGAGAAGTTTCGGGAAATATAAAAATAGTGGAGCCTGTGATGAGGGATGCCAACCTGGTAGGAATAGATATTGGGGCCATAAATGCTTCGGCCATAGGAGGAAATTTTCATTCCTCCCCCAATGGCTTTGACGGAAAGGAAATATGTGCCCTGGCGCGTTATGCCGGGATAAGTGATAAAGTTACTTCTTTGGGAATCTATGAGTACCATTCTGGATATCCTAAGGCGGGAAATATGTTGATAGCACAAATGATCTGGTATTTTATTGAGGGGGTAAATTATCGTACTAATGAAAATACTATTTCAGCAAAAAAGGAGTTTATAAAATATCAGGTCCCTATTGATGATGAGGTGCTTGTGTTTTTCAAAAGCCCTGTAAGTGGAAGATGGTGGATAGAAATTCCATTTATTTCAAATTCAAATACTAAATTAAAACGCCATACGTTATTACCTTGCAACCATGAGGATTATCTGGAAGCCTGTAATCAGGTAATTCCGGAGCGTTGGTACAAAACCAAGAGAAAAAACGAACTGTAA
- the topA gene encoding type I DNA topoisomerase — MAKNLVIVESPAKAKTIEKFLGKDYTVESSFGHIADLPTKELGVDTEGNFTPKYIVNKDKKDVVNKLKKLAKNADMVWLASDEDREGEAIAWHLAEELKLDKNKTKRIVFHEITKTAILKAIENPRNINYDLVNAQQARRVLDRLVGYELSPILWRKVKGGLSAGRVQSVSVRLIVEREREIQDFKAEASFRIDAEFTNEEGKSFKAKLPKNFDTKEEAGKFLQQNIGANFKVADLTTKPAIKSPAPPFTTSTLQQEASRKLYFSVSKTMTMAQRLYEAGHITYMRTDSVNLSDDARNGAKKEILKAYGEKYSKTRQFKGKSKGAQEAHEAIRPTHFDIHTVNADRDEVRLYELIWKRAIASQMSEAQLERTNVKIDASKHDKQFTANGEVLKFDGFLKVYMESSDEEDEEQEGMLPALRVNEKLENNYITATERFTRPPYRYTEASLVKQLEELGIGRPSTYAPTISTIQNRNYVEKGTIEGSERKYEQLILKKDKYSEKQLTETVGSDKGKLVPTAVGMVVNDFLVNHFSNILDYNFTAKVEQSFDDIAEGNEEWTTMMRDFYSGFHPQVLDVAKNAEREVGERILGEDPATGKPVSVRLGKFGPMVQIGSVEDEEKPRFAGLMPEQTLDSITYEEAMDLFKLPKEIGEYEGEPVEVNNGRFGPYVRYGKKFVSLEKGEDPMSVDMDRALELIEAKEKADAPIHMYDQKPVQKGVGRFGPFLKWNDIFINVNKKYDFDNLSKEDIEELIEDKKQKEKDKVIHHWEEEGIRVEKARWGRSHILKGKTKIELPKTVDATKLSLEEVKDILEKKAKKPAKKAAAKKPAAKKAPAKKATAKKTTSKKK, encoded by the coding sequence ATGGCAAAGAATTTAGTGATCGTGGAGTCTCCTGCCAAGGCAAAAACCATTGAGAAATTTTTGGGAAAGGATTATACCGTGGAATCAAGTTTCGGGCATATCGCAGATCTTCCCACAAAGGAGCTTGGGGTGGATACTGAAGGAAATTTCACGCCAAAATATATAGTTAACAAGGATAAGAAGGACGTAGTAAATAAATTGAAGAAGCTGGCCAAGAATGCCGATATGGTTTGGCTGGCAAGTGATGAGGATCGCGAGGGGGAAGCTATTGCCTGGCATCTTGCGGAAGAACTGAAGTTGGATAAGAATAAAACCAAACGAATTGTTTTTCACGAGATCACAAAAACCGCGATTTTAAAAGCGATTGAAAATCCCAGAAATATAAATTATGACCTGGTAAATGCACAACAGGCACGACGGGTTCTGGACAGGCTGGTAGGTTATGAACTTTCTCCTATCTTATGGAGAAAAGTTAAAGGCGGTCTTTCTGCTGGAAGGGTGCAATCTGTTTCAGTAAGACTTATTGTTGAACGCGAACGCGAGATCCAGGACTTTAAAGCCGAAGCTTCTTTCAGGATAGATGCTGAATTTACGAATGAGGAAGGGAAATCCTTTAAGGCAAAACTTCCCAAGAATTTTGATACCAAAGAGGAAGCAGGGAAATTCCTTCAGCAAAATATTGGGGCCAATTTCAAGGTAGCAGATCTTACCACCAAACCGGCGATCAAATCCCCGGCTCCGCCGTTTACAACTTCCACCTTACAACAGGAAGCATCGCGTAAACTTTATTTTTCTGTAAGCAAGACAATGACCATGGCCCAGCGGCTTTATGAAGCTGGTCATATTACATATATGAGAACGGACAGCGTAAACCTGTCTGACGATGCCCGAAATGGTGCGAAAAAGGAAATCCTGAAGGCCTATGGCGAGAAATATTCCAAGACCCGGCAGTTCAAAGGAAAATCAAAAGGGGCCCAGGAAGCTCACGAAGCTATCAGGCCAACACATTTTGATATTCATACGGTAAATGCAGATCGCGATGAAGTGCGTTTATATGAACTTATCTGGAAACGCGCTATAGCCTCCCAAATGAGCGAAGCCCAATTGGAAAGGACCAATGTGAAGATAGATGCCAGCAAGCACGATAAACAATTCACTGCCAATGGCGAGGTGCTTAAATTTGATGGCTTCCTAAAAGTTTATATGGAAAGCAGTGATGAGGAGGATGAAGAACAGGAAGGAATGTTGCCGGCTTTAAGGGTAAATGAGAAGCTTGAAAACAATTACATAACCGCAACCGAGAGGTTCACCCGGCCTCCCTACAGATATACTGAAGCATCCCTGGTTAAACAATTGGAAGAGCTGGGAATTGGAAGACCGTCTACCTATGCACCAACTATTTCTACTATTCAGAATAGAAATTATGTAGAAAAGGGCACTATAGAAGGTAGCGAGCGCAAATACGAGCAATTAATCCTTAAAAAGGATAAATATTCAGAAAAACAACTTACAGAGACCGTGGGAAGCGATAAAGGAAAACTGGTCCCTACCGCGGTAGGGATGGTGGTAAATGATTTCCTTGTAAATCATTTTTCCAATATCCTGGATTACAATTTCACCGCCAAGGTGGAGCAGAGTTTTGATGATATTGCTGAAGGTAATGAGGAGTGGACCACCATGATGCGAGATTTCTATTCAGGTTTTCACCCGCAGGTACTTGATGTGGCCAAAAATGCCGAACGCGAGGTTGGAGAGCGTATCCTGGGGGAAGATCCTGCAACCGGGAAACCGGTAAGCGTACGCCTGGGTAAATTTGGCCCTATGGTACAGATAGGTTCTGTGGAAGATGAAGAAAAACCCAGGTTTGCCGGCCTTATGCCGGAACAAACCCTGGATTCTATTACCTATGAAGAAGCGATGGACCTTTTCAAACTTCCGAAGGAAATTGGGGAGTATGAAGGGGAACCCGTAGAAGTAAATAACGGGCGGTTTGGCCCTTATGTACGCTATGGTAAAAAATTCGTGTCCCTGGAAAAAGGGGAGGATCCCATGAGCGTGGATATGGACCGTGCCCTGGAATTGATTGAAGCTAAAGAAAAGGCAGATGCGCCAATACATATGTATGACCAGAAACCGGTTCAAAAAGGGGTAGGCCGTTTTGGGCCATTCCTTAAATGGAATGATATCTTTATTAATGTAAATAAGAAATACGATTTCGATAATTTATCCAAAGAAGATATAGAAGAATTGATCGAGGATAAAAAGCAGAAAGAAAAGGATAAGGTGATACATCACTGGGAGGAAGAAGGAATACGGGTGGAGAAAGCCCGCTGGGGCAGGTCTCATATCCTGAAGGGAAAAACAAAGATCGAATTACCAAAAACCGTTGATGCCACCAAGTTATCTTTAGAAGAAGTGAAAGATATCCTGGAGAAGAAGGCAAAGAAACCTGCTAAAAAAGCGGCGGCAAAAAAACCCGCGGCAAAAAAGGCCCCGGCCAAAAAAGCAACTGCAAAGAAAACTACATCAAAAAAGAAGTAA
- a CDS encoding LVIVD repeat-containing protein: MKKYLLSSVIALLFVSCEKDPVPGDTVEVAVPVTLTIADFRASVAVNDPKNVEESGKIYTYKNYIFINDINKGVLVLENSNYNPIKKKFLKIPGNTDIAIKDEILYANSGRDLVTFDISDINNIKVMERLEDVFDDYHPPMPAGAAYADYSGVRFGEDIIVGYTLETRPKPEDSFLFDRGGWVSNSANESSTTGTGGSMARFNIAGDYLYTVSPYTLNVFDIGNSINLQKLRSESVGWQIETIFNKEGFLYLGSAVGMYIYSIEDPSTPLFMSHVQHVMGCDPVVVDGDIAYVTIRGGNECGQNNNQLEIIDVKDKANPQLLKIYQMDSPYGLGIHKDKLFVCEGPSGLKVYNTANTPELVLTDHFEDVNAYDVIPGESVLIMIGENKLRQYSYKSAEITLISTFEL, translated from the coding sequence ATGAAAAAATATCTGCTTTCTTCCGTTATCGCCTTGTTATTTGTTTCCTGCGAAAAAGATCCTGTACCCGGTGATACTGTTGAAGTCGCCGTTCCTGTAACCCTCACAATAGCCGATTTTAGGGCATCGGTTGCTGTCAATGATCCAAAAAATGTTGAGGAGTCGGGGAAGATATATACCTATAAGAATTACATCTTTATAAACGATATTAATAAAGGAGTGCTGGTGCTTGAAAATTCTAATTACAATCCCATAAAAAAGAAATTTTTAAAGATCCCGGGTAATACAGATATCGCCATAAAGGATGAGATACTTTACGCAAACTCCGGTCGGGACCTTGTAACTTTTGATATTAGCGATATTAATAATATTAAGGTGATGGAGCGCCTTGAGGATGTTTTTGATGATTATCATCCTCCAATGCCTGCCGGCGCAGCCTATGCAGATTATTCCGGGGTGCGTTTTGGAGAAGATATTATTGTAGGATATACCCTTGAGACCCGGCCCAAACCCGAGGACTCATTTTTGTTTGACAGAGGTGGGTGGGTTTCCAACAGTGCAAACGAGTCATCCACTACCGGCACCGGTGGTTCTATGGCCCGCTTCAATATAGCAGGAGATTATCTTTACACCGTGAGCCCATACACGCTTAATGTATTTGATATAGGTAATTCTATCAATTTACAAAAATTAAGATCAGAGTCTGTAGGCTGGCAAATAGAAACTATTTTTAATAAAGAGGGCTTTCTTTACCTGGGAAGTGCCGTGGGCATGTATATATATAGTATTGAAGATCCTTCCACGCCCTTATTTATGTCACATGTGCAACATGTAATGGGCTGCGACCCGGTAGTGGTGGACGGCGATATTGCCTACGTGACTATTAGAGGTGGTAACGAGTGCGGCCAGAATAATAACCAACTCGAAATAATTGATGTAAAGGATAAAGCAAACCCGCAACTCTTAAAGATCTACCAAATGGATAGCCCGTATGGGTTGGGCATACACAAGGATAAGCTTTTTGTTTGTGAGGGCCCATCAGGCCTCAAGGTCTATAATACTGCCAACACTCCTGAGCTTGTATTAACCGACCATTTTGAAGATGTAAATGCTTATGATGTAATTCCCGGAGAAAGTGTTTTAATAATGATAGGAGAGAACAAATTAAGACAATATAGTTATAAGAGTGCAGAAATTACCCTTATAAGCACTTTTGAGCTTTAA
- the miaB gene encoding tRNA (N6-isopentenyl adenosine(37)-C2)-methylthiotransferase MiaB — MEKIIDEKLQGNTLELEPKAANSRKLFIESYGCQMNFADSEIVASILHKEGFNTTSTLEDADLVLVNTCSIRDKAEQTIRKRLEKYNAVKKINPKMKVGVLGCMAERLKSKFLEEEKIVDLVVGPDAYKDLPNLINEVEEGRNAVNVLLSKDETYGDISPVRLQTNGVSAFVSITRGCDNMCTFCVVPFTRGRERSRDPQSILEEINDLASKGYKEITLLGQNVDSYLWYGGGLKKDFRNASEMQKATATGFADLLKLVAEAQPKMRVRFSTSNPQDMTVDVIEVMARYRNICNYIHLPVQSGSNRILKEMNRLHTREEYFALIDTIRKLIPDCAISQDLITGFPTETEEDHQDTLSLMEYVKYDYGFMFAYSERPGTMAARKLEDDVPEETKSRRLAEIVALQREHSLYRTQQFLGKTVEVLIEKESKKSTLEWSGRTEQNTVAVFPKEHYKVGDFVMVEILDCTSATLKGKAVGMAP, encoded by the coding sequence ATGGAGAAGATCATAGATGAAAAATTACAGGGAAATACCCTGGAACTTGAACCCAAAGCCGCAAACAGCCGTAAGCTTTTCATTGAAAGTTACGGTTGCCAGATGAATTTTGCCGATAGTGAAATTGTCGCCTCTATACTTCATAAAGAAGGCTTTAATACTACCAGCACCCTTGAAGATGCAGACCTCGTCCTGGTAAATACATGTTCAATAAGAGATAAGGCAGAACAAACTATACGCAAACGCCTTGAAAAATATAATGCCGTAAAAAAGATAAATCCCAAAATGAAAGTTGGGGTTTTGGGTTGCATGGCAGAGCGGCTTAAAAGCAAGTTCCTGGAAGAAGAAAAGATCGTAGACCTGGTTGTGGGGCCCGATGCTTATAAGGACCTGCCCAACCTTATCAATGAGGTGGAAGAAGGCCGCAATGCCGTAAATGTACTTCTCTCAAAGGATGAAACTTACGGGGATATCTCCCCGGTAAGATTGCAAACCAACGGGGTATCTGCGTTTGTCTCCATTACCCGCGGTTGTGACAATATGTGTACTTTTTGCGTGGTTCCGTTTACAAGAGGGCGAGAGCGCAGCAGGGATCCGCAAAGCATCCTGGAGGAAATTAACGACCTTGCCTCCAAAGGTTACAAGGAGATCACTTTATTAGGTCAAAATGTAGACAGTTACCTTTGGTATGGCGGCGGACTTAAAAAAGATTTCAGGAATGCCAGTGAGATGCAAAAGGCGACTGCTACTGGTTTTGCCGATCTATTAAAACTGGTTGCGGAAGCCCAGCCAAAAATGAGGGTGCGTTTTTCAACTTCCAATCCTCAGGATATGACCGTTGATGTTATAGAAGTAATGGCGAGGTACCGCAATATTTGTAATTATATCCACCTGCCCGTACAAAGCGGGAGCAACCGGATATTAAAGGAAATGAACCGCCTGCACACCCGGGAAGAATATTTTGCCCTTATAGATACTATAAGAAAGTTGATTCCTGACTGTGCGATCTCACAGGATCTAATCACAGGTTTCCCAACAGAAACCGAAGAAGATCACCAGGATACCCTGTCGCTTATGGAATACGTAAAATACGATTACGGGTTTATGTTCGCTTATTCTGAAAGACCCGGAACCATGGCGGCAAGAAAACTGGAAGATGATGTGCCCGAAGAAACCAAATCCCGCAGGCTTGCTGAAATTGTTGCCCTTCAAAGGGAACATAGTTTATACAGGACCCAACAATTCCTTGGCAAAACTGTTGAAGTTTTGATAGAAAAGGAGTCTAAGAAATCGACCCTGGAATGGAGCGGCCGTACAGAACAAAACACGGTAGCCGTATTCCCGAAAGAACATTATAAAGTTGGGGATTTTGTTATGGTTGAGATCCTGGATTGCACCAGTGCAACGCTGAAGGGGAAAGCAGTTGGTATGGCCCCTTAA